Proteins encoded within one genomic window of Candidatus Poribacteria bacterium:
- the bamA gene encoding outer membrane protein assembly factor BamA: MEVQCEGNYPVDEVYKLISPLLHAPLRRYKLRKTVEEIYGLGLFSQVEVDKTPLKEKEVKLTFILQLKEIVRDVRFKGNRYVSEAKLRAVIRSKEGTEYAEEIIRQDVRGIKKLYREVGFYEVKVSTEVRKLSPQEVELIFRIKEGDRALIGQISFVGNTAFNSKTLLKESKLKENTPYSEEILRTAMKRVERFYVKNGFLTAKVRKLREAYFPMINRINLQIDVTEGPKVKVIFNGNKHLDEKDLKEEMLLFRLRELSEFVLRRSVLDIETAYRRMGFYNAKASYRIEGDMKRNLIVTFNVDEGERFKIKRIVFEGNRAFTDDELKRRISTRESGWSIPFLGNKRKGIYDEELFKIDLKALEIFYRRNGYLDVKIGEPKVEVKGKELIIRVKIDEGKRRWVRGIRIKGCKVFKEGELLKGLSTKIDEPINEETLISDRIYIKSRYAERGYLYAQVEPRYDPASGLVTFYIEEGKQVRVGKITFSGIERTNRSVLMREMTLKEGDVLNAAKLAESRVNLFRLGLFKSISFELDGLDRESDVVDISVHLSERNSGSLNLSGGYSPAEGIRATIELSHRNLFGKARRFNAKLRVGTLGNRYEISYVEPWLLGTRTRMTSRVFREDLEEMENALATGMILGLTRKVKKANDISVQYKYQILSGPGFRTSISSLGTLFQRDTRDSFLDPSRGWLNELSVEYAGGPLLRGENSFFRLTGALRNYRKLIGNKSGRKYHLAFTWAIRAGYARGLRATKRIIIFERFKVGGANTVRGYREGKIGSSVEGRGNIFFVGNMELRSWIYKFVGMSLFLDMGNIWNEPSQIKFEGLKTFEPAVGAGLRFSTPIGPLRLDYGYPLDRSKDVGIPGEIWFSFGNIF; this comes from the coding sequence GTGGAGGTGCAATGTGAGGGGAATTACCCCGTCGATGAGGTTTACAAGCTGATATCCCCCCTCCTTCACGCTCCCCTTAGAAGGTATAAGCTCAGGAAAACCGTCGAGGAGATATATGGTCTCGGCCTATTCTCCCAGGTTGAAGTCGATAAAACGCCTCTTAAGGAAAAAGAGGTCAAGCTCACCTTTATACTGCAGCTTAAAGAGATCGTGCGGGATGTGAGGTTTAAAGGCAACAGGTATGTCTCAGAAGCTAAACTGCGCGCCGTGATAAGGTCTAAGGAGGGAACCGAATACGCGGAGGAGATCATCCGACAGGATGTGAGGGGAATCAAAAAACTCTACAGAGAGGTGGGCTTCTACGAGGTAAAGGTGTCAACTGAAGTCAGAAAGCTCTCCCCCCAGGAGGTGGAACTCATATTCCGGATAAAGGAGGGGGATAGGGCTCTGATCGGCCAGATCTCCTTCGTGGGAAACACCGCCTTCAACTCCAAAACTCTCCTCAAGGAGTCGAAACTCAAGGAGAACACCCCATACTCCGAGGAGATCCTGAGGACGGCGATGAAGAGAGTGGAGAGGTTCTACGTCAAAAATGGGTTTCTCACCGCCAAGGTTCGGAAACTCAGAGAGGCCTATTTCCCGATGATAAACCGGATAAACCTTCAGATCGATGTCACGGAAGGTCCCAAGGTGAAGGTCATCTTCAACGGGAACAAACATCTGGATGAAAAGGATCTGAAGGAGGAAATGCTGCTTTTCAGGCTGAGGGAGCTCTCCGAGTTCGTTCTGCGACGAAGCGTCTTGGATATAGAGACCGCATACAGAAGGATGGGATTCTACAACGCCAAAGCCTCCTATCGAATCGAGGGCGATATGAAACGGAACCTCATCGTGACGTTTAACGTCGATGAGGGCGAGAGGTTCAAGATCAAAAGGATAGTGTTCGAGGGTAACAGGGCTTTCACGGATGACGAGCTCAAACGACGGATATCCACCAGGGAATCGGGGTGGAGCATACCGTTTCTGGGGAATAAGAGAAAAGGGATTTACGATGAGGAGCTCTTCAAGATAGATCTGAAGGCGCTGGAGATCTTCTACCGAAGAAACGGCTATCTGGACGTCAAAATCGGCGAGCCGAAGGTTGAGGTCAAAGGTAAAGAGCTGATCATAAGGGTTAAGATAGATGAGGGGAAACGCCGATGGGTTAGGGGGATCAGGATCAAAGGATGTAAGGTCTTCAAAGAGGGGGAGCTTCTAAAAGGGCTGAGCACGAAGATAGACGAGCCCATAAACGAGGAGACCTTGATCTCCGACAGGATCTACATCAAGTCCAGATATGCCGAAAGGGGCTACCTATATGCTCAGGTCGAGCCTCGATATGATCCCGCCTCCGGGCTCGTTACCTTCTATATCGAGGAGGGAAAACAGGTGAGGGTCGGCAAGATCACCTTCTCGGGGATCGAGAGAACCAATAGATCCGTCCTTATGAGGGAGATGACCTTGAAGGAGGGCGATGTTCTCAACGCCGCCAAACTTGCCGAATCGAGGGTTAATCTCTTCAGGCTGGGACTTTTCAAATCGATCTCTTTTGAGCTTGATGGGCTCGATCGTGAGAGCGACGTCGTGGATATATCCGTTCACCTTTCGGAGCGAAACTCCGGATCTCTAAACCTAAGCGGCGGATACAGCCCCGCTGAAGGGATCAGGGCCACGATCGAGCTCTCACATAGAAACCTGTTCGGAAAAGCGCGTCGGTTCAACGCCAAGCTCCGTGTCGGCACGCTCGGAAACAGATATGAGATCTCCTACGTTGAACCCTGGCTCCTAGGAACTAGGACGAGGATGACGTCCAGGGTGTTTCGAGAGGACCTGGAGGAGATGGAAAACGCCCTCGCCACGGGGATGATCCTGGGTCTGACGCGGAAGGTGAAAAAGGCGAATGATATATCGGTTCAATACAAATATCAGATCCTCAGCGGGCCCGGCTTCCGAACCTCCATAAGCAGCCTCGGAACGCTTTTCCAGCGTGATACGAGGGATAGCTTCCTCGACCCCAGCCGGGGGTGGCTGAACGAGCTCTCGGTTGAATACGCCGGTGGCCCACTTCTGAGGGGTGAAAACAGTTTTTTCAGGCTGACGGGCGCCCTCCGCAACTACAGGAAGCTTATAGGAAACAAATCGGGCAGGAAATACCATTTGGCCTTCACCTGGGCGATCAGAGCCGGATATGCCAGAGGATTGCGAGCGACGAAACGGATAATAATCTTCGAGAGGTTCAAAGTCGGCGGCGCTAACACCGTTCGGGGATATCGGGAGGGGAAAATCGGATCCTCCGTCGAAGGGCGAGGCAATATCTTCTTTGTCGGGAATATGGAGCTTAGAAGCTGGATCTACAAGTTCGTGGGGATGAGCCTCTTCCTCGATATGGGGAACATCTGGAATGAGCCCTCCCAGATCAAGTTTGAAGGTTTAAAGACATTTGAACCCGCCGTGGGAGCAGGTTTG